The proteins below are encoded in one region of Diceros bicornis minor isolate mBicDic1 chromosome 14, mDicBic1.mat.cur, whole genome shotgun sequence:
- the TNF gene encoding tumor necrosis factor: MSTESMIRDVELAEEELARKAGGPQSSRRCLCLSLFSFLLVAGATTLFCLLHFGVIGPQREELPNGFPFNNPLAQTLRSSSRNPSDKPVAHVVANPQAEGQLQWLSGRANALLANGVELTDNQLVVPVDGLYLIYSQVLFRGQGCSSTHVLLTHTISRFAVSYQTKVNLLSAIKSPCQTETPEGAEAKPWYEPIYLGGVFKLEKGDRLSAEINLPDYLDFAESGQVYFGIIAL; this comes from the exons ATGAGCACTGAAAGCATGATCCGCGATGTGGAGCTGGCCGAGGAGGAGCTTGCCAGGAAGGCAGGGGGCCCCCAGAGCTCCAGACGGTGTTTGTGCCTCagcctcttttccttcctcctcgTCGCAGGAGCCACCACGCTCTTCTGCCTGCTGCACTTCGGGGTGATCGGCCCCCAGAGGGAAGAG TTACCAAATGGCTTCCCGTTTAACAACCCTCTGGCCCAGACACTCA gATCATCTTCTCGAAACCCAAGTGACAAGCCTGTAGCCCATGTTGTAG caaACCCCCAAGCCGAAGGGCAGCTCCAGTGGCTGAGCGGGCGTGCCAATGCCCTCCTGGCCAATGGCGTGGAGCTGACAGACAACCAGCTGGTGGTGCCAGTGGACGGGCTGTACCTTATCTACTCCCAGGTCCTCTTCAGAGGCCAAGGCTGCTCTTCCACCCATGTGCTCCTCACCCACACCATCAGCCGCTTCGCCGTCTCCTACCAGACCAAGGTCAACCTCCTCTCTGCCATCAAGAGCCCTTGCCAGACGGAGACCCCAGAAGGGGCTGAGGCCAAGCCCTGGTATGAGCCCATCTACCTGGGAGGAGTCTTCAAGCTGGAGAAGGGTGATCGACTCAGCGCCGAGATCAATCTGCCCGACTATCTGGACTTTGCTGAGTCTGGGCAGGTCTACTTTGGGATCAttgccctgtga